TCTTGGTGGCATCTGTCGTATTGGGTTCAGGCGTTGTTTTGTACGGTACCAGTCTTTTCCAAGGCGGTACTCAGACAGAAGCAATGACTGTATCTGGAACTCAGATGTGGGTACATGCAACTGATTCAAATGGTTTAGCTTGGGGTGCTGCAAAAGTTAGAAACACTGGAGACAAGGTTATTTCAGTAGACAAAATCCAAGTTAGAGGTTCCGATGTACCTTTTGGAAACTGGTATCCTGACACAGCCCTAACTGCTTCTGAATTCCAGCAATCACTGCCACATCCAGGATGGTCTGGAGTTGCAGGTGGATTGACTGCTGATGGAGCATGTGGTGGCGGTGAAACAGTGAATATTGACTTGGCAGGAGTAGGTGATGTATGCGCAAATGCTGCAACAGGTCCAGTATCATTAAGTACAGGACAATCAGCAATCATATACTTCAAACTATCAAATGGCACATTATCTACACTTGACTCAGGTATCAATACCAGCGTGAATATATTTGCTGGAAACGCAGGAGCACCACAAAGCGTAGCCGTGAAAGGACAATCCTAGGTAGGGGGTATTTTTTTAATCTACCAAAAATCTATTTTTGAGGTAAATGAAAGATGGGGAAAAAGAAAAACGAGCAGGGTTTGGAAACTTTTCTAAAAAGTGAATTTTTAGATCAATATCAAAACAAAACACCTTCAGGATACAAAGTAGTGGAAAAGTATCCGTTATTAGCTCCTTTTAGCTATGTTAACATTTTGGAAGACAAAGAAACAGCAGGGTATCTGTATCAAGTAGATGAAGTAAAACTAAATAATTCCGAGCAAATGATTTTTGAGAAATTATATTCCTTAATTGAAGATTCTCTAGACTCACCTGAAAATATCACTAAAGACTTGGGCTTTACATCATTTCTCAACAAAACATTAAAAGAAAATGAAAAAATGTTTCAAGAATATCCCTTAGCAAGTATTGAAAAGGTAAAGTACTATCTAGAACGAGATATCGCAGGTTTTGGCTTAATTGATTCACTAATGCATGACCCAAACATAGAAGATGTGAGTTGTAGTGGAATCGACACCCCGATTTACGTTTGGCATAGAAAATATGATAGCATGCCCACAAACATCCAATTTGAGGATGAAAGATTAAACAATTTTGTATCTAGGATTGTCTTTAGAGCAGGAAAGCATATCAGCTCAGCATTTCCGATTTCAGATTTAGCCTTGGAGGGAAATCACAGAATTTCAGTATTGTATCAAAAAGAAGTAACACCAAAAGGCACTAGTTTCACAATAAGAAAATTCAGAGAGGACCCATATACGGTAGTTGATTTGATCAATTTTGGAACATTAGACATCAATATTGCTGCATATCTATGGATGCTAGTTGAATCAAAGATGTCAATTATTGTAATTGGTTCTACAGGTAGCGGAAAAACAACCATACTTAATGCAATTACAGGATTGATAAATCCAGATTACAAAATATTTTCAGTTGAAGATGTTGCAGAAATTAACATCAATCATGAAAACTGGTTTAGTTTAATCTCAAGAACAGGGTTTGGTGCAAGTGGTGAAGGGGAAATTGGACTATATGATTTGATCAAATCAGGGGTAAGACACAGACCAGATTATATCGCAGTAGGAGAAATCAGAGGTTCAGAAGCCTATGTGATGTTTCAAGCAATGGCTACAGGCCATGGCGGATTATGTACCATGCACGCAGACAGTTTGGAATCTGCTTCAAAAAGATTACAGCAAAAACCAATGGATATCCCCCCTGCATATCTGTCCTTGATGAACTGTGCCATAGTAATCAGGAGAGTTAAAAACAACGTTACAGGACAGAGCAGCAGAAAAGCCGTAACAGTTCAGGAAATCATCAGTGCAGATTCTTTTAACGATGTTTTTAATTGGAATCCAAAAACAGATGAATTTGATTCAAAGATTGAACAAAGTAAAATGTTGTACAAAATTTCTGAGCAAACAGGACAAGACATGGAAGAGATTATCAACGAATTTGAGAAAAGAAAAAAACTCCTCAGACATCTAACTGAACGTGGAATCCGAAGTTATAAGAAAGTCTCAGAATATGTGGGGATGTACTATCGTGATTCTGACGCTCTACTAGCGAAAATGGAATACGGGGTATAATTTCATGTCATTGTTAAAAGCAATGGGAAAAAACGGAAAACCTCAGAAGGAAGATCAAACAATATTATTTGAGTTGCCATATTTTATCACAATAGTAACTCTTCTTGCAACAAGTGGTTTTGGACCGTACACGATTTTTCAAAAAATGCGCGAAATCAAACTACTGCCAAAAATTAGCCTAGAGTCTGAGAAAATCATCAAAAGAATAGACATCCTAGGCATGGATCCACTAACAGTAATGATGCAAATCAAAGAAAAAACAACTTCAAAATCATTTGGCGAATTTCTTAACGGCTATGTGTCATCAATCCAAGGAGGGGGAGATGTTGTAAATTATTTGAAAAGCAAAATGAATAGTGCATTTGACGCATATGCAAATACACAGAAAGAATCTGTAGAAAAAGTAAAAGCTCTCATAGAGGCATTTATGACAATGCAAATTGTTGTTTTGGCAGTATACATAATCATTACTGCTACTAGTTCAACGGGAGTGGAACAGTCTTCTGAAGGACTAGACCCATTCTTTATGATCATAGTTTTACCACCAGTAGTCTCAGCATTTTTCATGTTTGTATCAAGCAAGTTAAACAAATCAAAAATGTCTGAACTTGATTGGAAAAAGATTGCAATGATAGGAATTCCGGGCGTTGCTATTGCAGGACTACTTTACTCTATGGATATTTTACCAGATTATGATGCATATATTTTAGGAATTGCGTTAATTGTAGCATCAATATTGCCTGCAATAAAATTCTCAAAAGCATATTCGTTGTCCTTAGATTCAGAAAATGCAACACCTCAAATTCTTAGAGATATTGCAGAGGCAAGAAAAGCAGGTTTGGGTCCAGAAAAATGTGTTGTGAGAGCATGTAAAAGAAAAGATTTTGGATTTTTCAACAACATTGCAAATTCCATTGCAAACAAGTTAGAATGGGGAGTGTCGTTAAACAACATTTACAAATCAATTCAAAAAGAAATCAAAGACTTTCAGATATTGATCAGTTTCAAAATTCTTTTTGAAATAATTGCAGCAGGTGGAGGCAATGTTCACACGTTAGAATCACTTGCAGGAATTGCAGAAAAAATACAAAATATTGAAAAATCAAAACGAGAGATGTTAAAACCATATGTAATGATAGGGTTCATGCTGATTGGAATTACTGGATTTACAACTTTGATGGTTATTGATTCACTTACAAGCATCAGTGTACAATCAGAGATAGAAGAATACAAAAAAGAGCAATTAGAATTGGAATCAAAATCAAGATTTGAACTAATGTCATTTTCAATTATTGCACAGGCATGGTTAGCAGGGCTATTTCTTGGAAAAGTAACTACGGGTAATTATTCAGGAGGATTCAAACTTTCAATCTTTTTGATAATAATTACGTTAATTGCAATATTTGTCATTAGTCAGGGATTATTTGACGTAGGAGCGTTTTTCTGATTATTAGTATGTCTCATAATGTTTCACACTGCTGAATATATCAAAAAATACCATATTTTTGACAGATGAAGAGTATTTTCTTATTTTTAATAATATTGGGAAGTTTTTTCACAATTCCTGTACAGGGACAACAGGTATTTGAGCTAGGATATCAGCAACATCCAGGAAAATTATTAGAAAATACCGAAGGAATTCTTCAGATCTATGTAAAATCAAACGAATACATGATTCCAAAAGAGATTTCAAATTTGCAAGTAACGAGCTCTGATAGAAAAATCATTGAGGTGTTAGGCGTTGAAAAAATGTCTGATGGTTTTACCACCAATGTTAAACTGAGTGCAAAAAATTCTGGAACTGCAGATATTTCTGTTGCAGCACCGGGATTTACATCTCAAGAAATTCCAATTACTGTCTATACAAGCAACAACAATCCTACTCATTTACTATTAAAAGCAACCCCTAATGACTTTGCAGTAGATGGGCCAAAGTACGGGTATTTGGCAGTAGAAGTAGTCACAAGTGGGGATTTACCAACAAAGACAAACAAAGATCTAGAAATTGAATTAACATCTCCAAACTCCGATATCATAATTTTAGAAGAAGAAAAAATCACTATAGACTCTGGAAATTATTTTGCTATTACCAAATTTAAAATAAAAGATTCGGGAGATGCAATGGTTTTTGCAAAAACAGAAGGAATGAAACCAGTTAGTGCACAAATTCATGTTAGAGAAGCCAAAGAACCATTGACGCTTAAACTATACACATACCCTGAAAATTATTTAACAGGAACAAATAACAAAGGTTTTGCAATTATACAGTTAGAAGATGGTGAAGGAATCCCAGTAAAAGCAACCGAAGATATTCCAATTAAAATTGCTGTAGAAAATCCAGATGCAAGAATTAACACAAGTAATGATTTTGAAGAAATAATTTTCAAACAAAAAGAATTAATGATAAAACAAGGAGAATACTCAACATACACAAGCTTTACCCCGAGACCCGATTTTTCAGATATCATTGAAAGTTATGTAGAAGATCCAGAAGCATCAGGCAGTGTAGTAAAGTCACTGTCGATTGGAATATCTGCTGAAAACTATCATGTCAAGGATGGTTCAATCAACATAGTTCATGATGAATATGTTAGTGAAACAACAGGTAAAGGACCGGTAGTGGTAAAGTCCATTCCATTCCTAGTTACGGGAGATCGAGAAATTTTAGGAGTAGCGTATCTTGAAACAGATGTAGAAGTTTCTAAAAAAAGACCTGATGAGACCAGATACAAAGAAACAGTTACCATTCCAGTCATGGCAGATGAAACTTTCAAAATGTATGCAGATTCATCAGATTTGAAGACAGCAAGTATAATTGATCCAGAATTCAATGTAGGCGATAATGCCGCCTTGGTATTTGGTAACACAGGAACCGTAATTCCAGAAACTAAATCAATGGATTTTACATTTGAGGATGGTGAGGGAATTAAGAAATTTACAGGCAATCCCACAGGACCAATAGAAGATGATCTGACCATAAAATCTGAAAGTTTAATTCCTGAAATTTTAGCAGGAGAAGAATTTTTTATAATTTCATACATGTGGGAAGAGGAAGAGGAAGACGAGGATGCAGCTACAACTGAAGATGAAGATGAAGAGGAAAATGGGAGAGAAGGTCCAACCCATTTTATTTCAAACACAGTAATTACATTTTCGGCAGACAACATAATAGAAATCGAACCACAGGTAGTGAAACAAAATGATGCATATGCAATACTCAACGCCAATGCACTAAAAGTCGGAGACACATCAGTTACAGGTACTGCAGGTAAATTTGAAACAGGATTAGATCTATCAAGTAAAACTACAGATCCAACTTCTATCTCAATGGCATACGTTAAAACAATTTTTCCAGGTACAACTAGTTTTGCAACAATTCAACTATTAGATTCAGCTGACAACCCAGTACATGTAAAAGAAGACGTTCACATAAAATTAGTATACGACGGAATAGATTCAATTGAAATTCCGGAAAACATTACAATTAAAGAAGGAGAATATTTTGAAACATTTGAGATAAGTGGACTAAAGGATGGAAAAATAAACATATCTGCACTATCAGAAGACTTTCCTTTGGCAAAATTTGAAATCAACGTATCATCACTTCACCCAAATCTAGTTTTAACATCTCCTGACGCCGTAAACCCAGGCGATGTAATTGATGCAGAGATGAAAATTTCATTTGAAGACGAACAATTACCATTATCTGATTACAATGTAATATGGGAAGTAGAAGGAGCAGAAATCAGACAACAAGATGAGATTACAAATTCAGACGGAATAGCAAAGATCAAAGCAGTTGCAACAAGTCAGGATACAGTAAAAATCACTGCAAAAATTTCTGGACAGGGATTTTTTGAATCATCAGTATCAAAACCCACATCAGTGATTCAACCACAAGTATCTCCAGAGGGACAAGTTGTTGAGGAAGAGAAAAAAGAATTAGCATTACCCATAACTGGAGAAAATGCAGTATTTGTGATAATACCTGTTGCTATTGGAGCTGCAATATTCTTTTTAAAGAAAACTAATAGGCTAGATGAAATTCTAGAGAGAGTAAATCTATCTGATAAAGTAGAAGAGATCAAAGAGAAAGTATCAGAATTAAGAGACAGATAGCCTATTGATGGAGAGTTTTGATAAATGTGTTGCAAAGTCATTTTGTGTTTTCCTATGTCTGCTGAGCATATACATCGAAGCAAATCCTTCAAAGAAAACTGCAGTTGCTTCAATTACAGAAATTTCAATCATATTCACAGACATGAAGATCACAAAAGACACAATTACTGCAAGAACAATAGCATAATAAGATGCATATTTTTCATGTGTGGGATCATGCAAAGATTTCAGAAATTGCACAAAATAAACAGTAGAAATTATTATAAAAATTTTGAAAGGTATGTGACATAGTGTTAAAAAACAATGTTACACACCAACAAAGAGGCTAAAAAATGAGTGAAATTTTTACCGATTTAGGTATAATCAGAATAGGTGTTGCATTATCTATGTTAGTCATAGGTTCCATTATAGATATCTGGAAAAGGGAAATACACGATTATTATTGGATAGGATTTGCTTCTTTAGGAATCATTATAACATTATTTGAAGAAAACATGCTTGAATCCTTTGTCCTTATGGGATACGCCTTAATCATTGCGCCATTTTCACTGTTAATTTGGAGATTGGGGTTGTTTGGAGGTGCAGATGCTTTTGCACTAATTGTACTTGCTGTAATTGCACCTGTTTCAACGTTTTCAGAAAATGCAATAACGCCATTTACAGTACTATCAAATGCTGCAATCTTGTTTGTAATTCCATTATTGGCAAACCTAGTAAGAAATATCATATCATTAGCTAACAAACAGGACATTTTTGAGGGGTTTGAGGAGAGTCTTTGGACTAAGATCGGCGCAATGATTATTGGGTATAGGGCAAAAAATCCAAAATTCGGATTTCCAATAGAGAGGATTGAAGGAAAAATCAAGAAAATTTCACTAGGATTTCACCATGCAGAAAATCAAGAATTTTGTAACAAATCAGACACATGGATTACGCCTGGAATCCCATATTTGTTGTTAATTTCAGGAGGGTATCTCATTCAATTAGTATACGGAGATGTGTTGATTTCTTGGTTCATGTAACATATACAAATCAAGGATCTGTATCACAACATAACATACACGTGCTTAAGATAACTTTATTGTAATTATTTCATATGACAATAGAAGAGTATGCAATAGAGCAATCAGGACTAGAGTCAAAATTTCACAATCCTATTGAGGAACTAAACAAACTGATCGGGGCCTATGGGCTGACTCCAAATCAATCAAAAGTTTACCTGTACCTTAGTAAAATCGGAACAAAAACGGCATCGGAGATTTCTAAAAATCTCAAAATACCAAGAACTGAAACATATCATCTCTTAAACTCGCTTGAACAAAAAGGAGTTGTATACTCCATATTTGGAAAGCCAACCAAATTTGAATCAGTAGATATCGAAAAAGCAATTGACATTTTGATACGCAATGAAAAAAACAGAGTTTCAGAAATGGAGTCAAAAAAAGAACACATTGTAAAACTTTGGAAGACAATTCCAAATCATGGAAAAACAGATTCTGAGGCAGAAGAGAACAAATTCCAATCACTACAGGGAAAAAACTCCATACTTGCAAGATTGCAGAAAATGATCCAAGATTCAAATGAAGAAGTGTTAGTTTTAGGAACAGAAGAAGACTTTATGAAATTTTATCATACAGAGTTTACAGAGTATTTGAAAAAATGCAAAGGAGATTTGAAGGTACTTACAACATACACAAACAAAGGCAATTACATCTTTGATGACGTACCATTAGAAAAAATAAAAAAAATTGAAGATAAAAATAGGGAGAATTTTTGCTTTATAATCAAAGATGACGATGAAGTCATTTTCTTCATCAACAATTCAATTATTGATAATGTGATGGCAATATGGACCGATTCAAAATCATTTGTCTCTACATTAAAGTCTCTGTTCAAATTAGTATGGAAAAAATCAAACCACATCAAAGAGTCTGATGCATCAAAAATTCTCGGATCAGAAATCACATATGAGCACAGACTAAGAGAAATAGAGCAAGAGAAAAGAATTCTAAGTTATCTTCAAAAAAATTTCAAAATGAACAAAAAAGGAGTTACTAAAAAATGAGTGAAAACAAGATGGATTCAGAGATAAAAGAAGACAACTTGAAAATTTTGATTATCGACGATAATGAACAGATTACAAAGATGCTGACGACATTTTTGAGCACGCAAAATTTTGCATGCATTATAACTAACGATGCAAAAGAAGGGCTAAAAATGATCGAAGAGGACAGATATGATGCAGTGTTGTTGGATCTGGCACTTCCTGATTTTAACGGATATGATGTAATTGATGCACTTGAAAAGAACGACATGCTTAGAAAAAACAAAATCATTGTCTTTACTGCATCAAATATCTCTGAAGACGAGCTAGACAAACTAGTAAAAAGAGGAGTGACATCGTACATTCTAAAGCCTGTTGATATTGATGAATTGTTATCAAAAATACAAAAAGTGATCAACACATAACAAGACAGGAGTCATTTTGCTTCAAATCAAGCACACGTTATTTCTTGTCTTTGGGATAACAAGTTTTATCATTTTCTACATAGGATTGCTAAATTATTTTACGTCTGATGATCACGATATGGCTTCATTAATTCTTGTGTTTACAATTATTGTTTCAGGTGGCTCTCTTATTGGCACGATATTTGTCTCAAAAAGCATTACAAGCCCCATTGAAAAATTGGCACAAAACATGACCGAGTTTTCTGAGACAAACAAAATAGATTCTAATGAGAAAATAATTACAAACATCAAAGAAATTCATGAATTAAACACAAACTTTCAAAATATGACGAAAACAGTACATGACACAATTAAAAAAGAAAAGCAGTATGTAGAAAAACTCAAAGATATCGATAGGCGAAAAGATGAATTTTCATCAATGGTTTCTCATGAATTAAAAACACCAATAGTTCCAATTCTAGGATATGCAAAGATGCTAAAAAAACAAGATGTTCTAGGAAGGCTAAACCCAATGCAAGAAGACGCAGTTAACGAGATATACACATCATCATTAAAGTTACAAAAATTAATCGGAGATATCTTAACTGCACAAAAATTAGGTTTAGGAAAAATTGCAATCAACAAAGAAAAACTCGATACTGGTATTTTACTTGAAGATGTTTTTAAGACATTTGATCCAATCGTTAAAGAAAAAAAAGTACAATTAATCAAAGTGAATTCAGACAAATCATTTGTTTATTCAGACAAAGACAGAATCATCCAAGTGTTCTCAAATCTGATTAAAAATGCACTTGATTTTGTAGATGAGGGCTCAGGCAAAATAGAATTTGGAGCCAAAGAAAATAATGAACATATAGAATTTTTTGTCAAGGATAACGGGATTGGAATTTCTGAAGAAAATCAAAAAGAAATTTTTAAGAAATTCTATCAGATCGATACATCAAATAGACGAAAAAGAGATGGTAGTGGTCTCGGATTGGCAATATGTAAAGGAATAATTGAAAAACTAGATGGAAAGATTTGGGTTGAAAGCAAATTTGGTCATGGTTCTACATTTTATTTTTCAATTCCAAAAAAATATATCAAAATAGAATCTTGAATTATTTTAATTCAACAAGAATAAAATGAGACAATCCTTGGACTATAACATCGAAAGAATAACATCCTATCGCATAGGGTTTTGTGTCAAAGTTTAGTTTGTATTTTCCTTCTGTTGCTTTGAATGTCTCATCAGATTCTTCTGAAATACCATCAATTATTGTTCTAGGGTATGCTGGACATCCAATAGAATTTATGGTAAATGTTATCTCTTCAGAATTTATAGGTGTTGAGGGATTACCCATTTCATCTATCAATTCAAACTGGATAGGTATGGTACTTCCCTGATTAGCAATATTTGATGAATTGTTTTCCAGAGGAGACAATACGTTGAATTTATGTACAACATTAACAGTTCTTGTTACTTGTTCTGCTACATTTCCAGACGAATCTGTTACATCATATGTTACAGCATATGTTCCTAGAGAATAAGTGTTGACTTCAGATGAATTAATCACAATTAATGACGAAATGTCACCATCCCTATTGTCAATTGCATTTGCTCCTTGTTCAGCGTAAGAAGTTCCAACTTCAACAATCAATGGATCATCACCTGTTAATGTAATTACTGGGGGTTCAGTGTCAGAATTCCCACAAGATGTTGATTCATGTGCATCAAACCTCATCAAAGAGTCAAATACACCAGAGCCATCGATATCTAATGAAATTATTATTTCACCATTACAAGATACTGCAACATTATGTGTTGGTGGAGAAGTACTATCCGAGGGACTCAAAGTTCCATAAGTGGTCCAGTCTAACTGCCATACACCATTTTCATCCACATGAAATCGATGAATATTTGAAGGATATCTTGAACTGTTAAAAAACCAATTTTCATCAATTACAATTACATTATCATTTGAATCAAAATCAATATCTCCTACTTTGAAGAAGGATGCTCCAGTTGCAGTTTCCAAATCAAGATCAGGTATGGATGATTGAGTAAGATCAGAATTCAAAACCTTTATTCCGTTAACTGAGCCAACCCCATAACCGAGATAAACAAGGCCTGATGAATCTACTGCAATGATAGTTGCTGCAACTCCACCAGGCAAAACAAATTGAACAGGAGGGTCTGCAATCCCATTGTTTATTCGAAAAACTTCATTAGTAAACGACTGCAGAAGATAAATTTCATTTTCGTTTTGAGGATTTATTACAAAATCAGCTATTCTGGCATCATGATCATAAATTATTGTATCAGATCCATTCTCGCTTAGTTTTTTAATTGCATCCTTGTCAGTAGTGGCATAAAAGATAGAGTCATTAGAATCAATGTTTAATGCAGTAATGGTTTGTGCAGGCACATTTTTGATCATAGAATATTGGTCATACCCATTTGTAGTGAGGCTAAATTTTCCAAAAACAGTTCCAAACCCGTCTCGTTCTGCAAGAATAATTTCATTTTGGGAATTAGTATCAAACACTACAAAGTTACCTCCTGCAAATGACTCAAATGGAGAGGATGTAAATTGAGAAGAGTTAAACGGAATCTGTGCAGGAGCAGAAGTTGCAAATGCAGGAATCATAGAAAATATGCCTATCAGAACGAGAGAAGAAAGTAAAACCTTATTCATTGCGTTAAGTATGAAGGTATTATGTTATTTAATCAACAATAAAGGATAGTCAATCATTAAGTAAAAAAACATCAACAAATTTCAATTAGGCATCATATGAGTTTTTAATTATTTCGCATTGAAAATCTGAATCATTACTACGTGCATCTTAAATCAAAAATGTACACTATCAAACATAATGAGCGTAAATAGGCATGGGTTATACTCGCTATTCATTGGAATGATGTTGGTTTTTTCAATAATTCCAGCATTTGGTGAAGTAACAAAACTTTCAACAAACACTGAAAGTTATCTTTTTGGAGACAACATCACATTTGAGGGAAAAGTAGCAAATGGAGACACAGGAATAGTAACAATAGTGATTCGTGATTCTGAAAATAATTTTGTCTTGTTATCTCAAGCAATTCCAGAGTCAGATTATTCCTTTAAAAAAACAATCAAGATTAATGAAAAATTTACCAATTCAGGAATCTATAATGCAACAGGATTCATTGTCAACATGACTGCAGGAATCACAACAGAGTTTGGAATCTCTGCAAATGACACTACGTTTACAGAAGAGCCTAGAAAAGAACAAACATTAACAGAAAAATATACAAAAACAACACCCATAATTGAAGAAGACATAATCATCGAATCAAAGGAACCAGATTTTGTTGACCCGCAAAAAGATCCAAAATACTATGTGGACAGATACTATAACGAGCCAGAATACAAGTCATGGTTTGATAGAAACTATCCTGATTACACTATAGAAGAAGCAGTAGGATATGATATGCAAGAAAAGGAATTAGCTGATTTTGTTGACCCGCAAAAAGATCCAAAATACTATGTGGACAGATACTATAACGAGCCAGAATACAAGTCATGGTTTGATAGAAACTATCCTGATTACACTATAGAAGAAGCAGTAGGATATGATATGCAAGAAAAGGAATTAGAAACGGCCGTAGAAGAACTGATCAACAAAGAAATCATTCCCAAAGCTGAAGCATCATCAATTGTAAAGCCATCATCAAAAGCAGATGACAATTCAGATACTGCCCAAATAATTCTTGCAATAGGCGGACTAGGAATTTTGTTTGGGGCAGTATATGGAGTCAAAAAAAAAGTCGATGATAATTCAAAACAGATATCCATAAACAAAGATACAATTCGAAAAAGGATCATCAACCCTCTGATGGGTAATAACCCATACGATATTCTTCA
Above is a window of Nitrosopumilus sp. K4 DNA encoding:
- a CDS encoding type II secretion system F family protein, whose product is MSLLKAMGKNGKPQKEDQTILFELPYFITIVTLLATSGFGPYTIFQKMREIKLLPKISLESEKIIKRIDILGMDPLTVMMQIKEKTTSKSFGEFLNGYVSSIQGGGDVVNYLKSKMNSAFDAYANTQKESVEKVKALIEAFMTMQIVVLAVYIIITATSSTGVEQSSEGLDPFFMIIVLPPVVSAFFMFVSSKLNKSKMSELDWKKIAMIGIPGVAIAGLLYSMDILPDYDAYILGIALIVASILPAIKFSKAYSLSLDSENATPQILRDIAEARKAGLGPEKCVVRACKRKDFGFFNNIANSIANKLEWGVSLNNIYKSIQKEIKDFQILISFKILFEIIAAGGGNVHTLESLAGIAEKIQNIEKSKREMLKPYVMIGFMLIGITGFTTLMVIDSLTSISVQSEIEEYKKEQLELESKSRFELMSFSIIAQAWLAGLFLGKVTTGNYSGGFKLSIFLIIITLIAIFVISQGLFDVGAFF
- a CDS encoding TrmB family transcriptional regulator, with the translated sequence MTIEEYAIEQSGLESKFHNPIEELNKLIGAYGLTPNQSKVYLYLSKIGTKTASEISKNLKIPRTETYHLLNSLEQKGVVYSIFGKPTKFESVDIEKAIDILIRNEKNRVSEMESKKEHIVKLWKTIPNHGKTDSEAEENKFQSLQGKNSILARLQKMIQDSNEEVLVLGTEEDFMKFYHTEFTEYLKKCKGDLKVLTTYTNKGNYIFDDVPLEKIKKIEDKNRENFCFIIKDDDEVIFFINNSIIDNVMAIWTDSKSFVSTLKSLFKLVWKKSNHIKESDASKILGSEITYEHRLREIEQEKRILSYLQKNFKMNKKGVTKK
- a CDS encoding response regulator, whose product is MSENKMDSEIKEDNLKILIIDDNEQITKMLTTFLSTQNFACIITNDAKEGLKMIEEDRYDAVLLDLALPDFNGYDVIDALEKNDMLRKNKIIVFTASNISEDELDKLVKRGVTSYILKPVDIDELLSKIQKVINT
- a CDS encoding Ig-like domain-containing protein; amino-acid sequence: MGSFFTIPVQGQQVFELGYQQHPGKLLENTEGILQIYVKSNEYMIPKEISNLQVTSSDRKIIEVLGVEKMSDGFTTNVKLSAKNSGTADISVAAPGFTSQEIPITVYTSNNNPTHLLLKATPNDFAVDGPKYGYLAVEVVTSGDLPTKTNKDLEIELTSPNSDIIILEEEKITIDSGNYFAITKFKIKDSGDAMVFAKTEGMKPVSAQIHVREAKEPLTLKLYTYPENYLTGTNNKGFAIIQLEDGEGIPVKATEDIPIKIAVENPDARINTSNDFEEIIFKQKELMIKQGEYSTYTSFTPRPDFSDIIESYVEDPEASGSVVKSLSIGISAENYHVKDGSINIVHDEYVSETTGKGPVVVKSIPFLVTGDREILGVAYLETDVEVSKKRPDETRYKETVTIPVMADETFKMYADSSDLKTASIIDPEFNVGDNAALVFGNTGTVIPETKSMDFTFEDGEGIKKFTGNPTGPIEDDLTIKSESLIPEILAGEEFFIISYMWEEEEEDEDAATTEDEDEEENGREGPTHFISNTVITFSADNIIEIEPQVVKQNDAYAILNANALKVGDTSVTGTAGKFETGLDLSSKTTDPTSISMAYVKTIFPGTTSFATIQLLDSADNPVHVKEDVHIKLVYDGIDSIEIPENITIKEGEYFETFEISGLKDGKINISALSEDFPLAKFEINVSSLHPNLVLTSPDAVNPGDVIDAEMKISFEDEQLPLSDYNVIWEVEGAEIRQQDEITNSDGIAKIKAVATSQDTVKITAKISGQGFFESSVSKPTSVIQPQVSPEGQVVEEEKKELALPITGENAVFVIIPVAIGAAIFFLKKTNRLDEILERVNLSDKVEEIKEKVSELRDR
- a CDS encoding prepilin peptidase — protein: MSEIFTDLGIIRIGVALSMLVIGSIIDIWKREIHDYYWIGFASLGIIITLFEENMLESFVLMGYALIIAPFSLLIWRLGLFGGADAFALIVLAVIAPVSTFSENAITPFTVLSNAAILFVIPLLANLVRNIISLANKQDIFEGFEESLWTKIGAMIIGYRAKNPKFGFPIERIEGKIKKISLGFHHAENQEFCNKSDTWITPGIPYLLLISGGYLIQLVYGDVLISWFM
- a CDS encoding HAMP domain-containing sensor histidine kinase — protein: MLQIKHTLFLVFGITSFIIFYIGLLNYFTSDDHDMASLILVFTIIVSGGSLIGTIFVSKSITSPIEKLAQNMTEFSETNKIDSNEKIITNIKEIHELNTNFQNMTKTVHDTIKKEKQYVEKLKDIDRRKDEFSSMVSHELKTPIVPILGYAKMLKKQDVLGRLNPMQEDAVNEIYTSSLKLQKLIGDILTAQKLGLGKIAINKEKLDTGILLEDVFKTFDPIVKEKKVQLIKVNSDKSFVYSDKDRIIQVFSNLIKNALDFVDEGSGKIEFGAKENNEHIEFFVKDNGIGISEENQKEIFKKFYQIDTSNRRKRDGSGLGLAICKGIIEKLDGKIWVESKFGHGSTFYFSIPKKYIKIES
- a CDS encoding type II/IV secretion system ATPase subunit, with the protein product MGKKKNEQGLETFLKSEFLDQYQNKTPSGYKVVEKYPLLAPFSYVNILEDKETAGYLYQVDEVKLNNSEQMIFEKLYSLIEDSLDSPENITKDLGFTSFLNKTLKENEKMFQEYPLASIEKVKYYLERDIAGFGLIDSLMHDPNIEDVSCSGIDTPIYVWHRKYDSMPTNIQFEDERLNNFVSRIVFRAGKHISSAFPISDLALEGNHRISVLYQKEVTPKGTSFTIRKFREDPYTVVDLINFGTLDINIAAYLWMLVESKMSIIVIGSTGSGKTTILNAITGLINPDYKIFSVEDVAEININHENWFSLISRTGFGASGEGEIGLYDLIKSGVRHRPDYIAVGEIRGSEAYVMFQAMATGHGGLCTMHADSLESASKRLQQKPMDIPPAYLSLMNCAIVIRRVKNNVTGQSSRKAVTVQEIISADSFNDVFNWNPKTDEFDSKIEQSKMLYKISEQTGQDMEEIINEFEKRKKLLRHLTERGIRSYKKVSEYVGMYYRDSDALLAKMEYGV